The following proteins come from a genomic window of Micromonospora zamorensis:
- a CDS encoding phosphoketolase codes for MDSAVDLHSPLTEDELRRLDAYWRAANYLTVGQIYLLDNPLLREPLTVDDIKPRLLGHWGTSPGLNLIYAHLNRVIVARDLNAMLVTGPGHGGPAIVANTWLEGTWSERYHDVARDEAGMSKLFRQFSFPGGIPSHVAADVPGSIHEGGELGYALSHAYGAAFDHPDLVVACVIGDGEAETGPLAGSWLSNVFLNPARDGAVLPILHLNGYKIANPTVLSRIPEADLLDLMRGSGYQPYVVAGDDPAQVHGTLAATMDRALDEIAEIQRRARSGGVVERPRWPMIILRTPKGWTGPAEVDGTQVEGTYRAHQVPLSGVRDNPAHLAELEQWLRSYRPEELFDATGAPVDELRTLPPRGDRRMSANPVTNGGLVLRDLALPDFRDYGVEVPEPGTPMAGATGVLGPWIRDVISANPQTFRLFGPDEVASNRLGAAFEVTDRAWVAATVPGDDHLSPDGRVMEVLSEHLCQGWLEGYLLTGRHGVFTSYEAFIHIVDSMLNQHAKWLKVTRAIPWRQPLASLNYLLSSHVWRQDHNGFSHQDPGFIDHVVNKKAEVVRVYLPPDANTLLATMDHCLRSRHYINVVVAGKQPSPNWLTMTEAIQHTRRGLGIWDWASNDDGSEPDVVLACCGDVPTLETLAAAELLRQHLPELKVRLVNVVDLMRLQPDTEHPHGLPDKEFDTIFTPDRPIIFAYHGYPWLIHRLTYRRTNHDNLHVRGYKEEGTTTTPFDMVMLNDLDRFHLVIDVIDRVPGLGARAAHLRQRMVDARQAARDYTRQYGEDDPQVAEWRWVRETDPTNP; via the coding sequence ATGGACTCCGCTGTTGACCTGCACAGCCCTCTGACCGAAGACGAGCTGCGCCGGCTGGACGCCTACTGGCGCGCCGCGAACTACCTCACCGTCGGGCAGATCTACCTGCTGGACAACCCGCTGCTGCGGGAGCCGTTGACAGTCGACGACATCAAGCCGAGGCTGCTCGGCCACTGGGGCACCAGCCCCGGCCTCAACCTGATCTACGCCCACCTCAACCGGGTGATCGTCGCCCGCGACCTCAACGCCATGCTGGTCACCGGCCCCGGCCACGGCGGCCCGGCCATCGTGGCCAACACCTGGCTGGAGGGCACCTGGTCCGAGCGCTACCACGACGTGGCGCGCGACGAGGCCGGGATGTCCAAGCTGTTCCGCCAGTTCTCCTTCCCGGGCGGCATCCCCAGCCACGTGGCGGCGGACGTGCCAGGTTCGATCCACGAGGGCGGTGAGTTGGGGTACGCGCTGAGCCACGCCTACGGCGCCGCGTTCGACCACCCGGACCTCGTGGTGGCCTGTGTGATCGGCGACGGTGAGGCGGAGACCGGGCCACTGGCCGGCAGCTGGCTCTCCAACGTGTTCCTCAACCCGGCCCGCGACGGGGCGGTGCTGCCCATCCTGCACCTCAACGGCTACAAGATCGCCAACCCGACCGTGCTGTCCCGGATCCCCGAGGCCGACCTGCTCGACCTCATGCGCGGCTCGGGCTACCAGCCGTACGTGGTGGCCGGCGACGACCCGGCGCAGGTGCATGGCACGCTCGCCGCGACGATGGACCGGGCACTGGACGAGATCGCCGAGATCCAGCGGCGGGCCCGCTCCGGTGGCGTCGTCGAACGCCCCCGCTGGCCGATGATCATCCTGCGGACGCCGAAGGGCTGGACCGGTCCCGCCGAGGTCGACGGCACCCAGGTGGAGGGCACCTACCGCGCCCACCAGGTGCCGCTGTCGGGCGTACGCGACAACCCGGCGCACCTGGCCGAGCTGGAGCAGTGGCTGCGCAGCTACCGGCCGGAGGAGCTGTTCGACGCCACCGGCGCACCGGTCGACGAGCTGCGGACGCTGCCGCCGCGCGGTGACCGGCGGATGAGCGCCAACCCGGTCACCAACGGCGGCCTGGTGCTGCGTGACCTGGCCCTGCCCGACTTCCGCGACTACGGCGTGGAGGTCCCCGAGCCGGGCACCCCGATGGCCGGCGCGACCGGCGTTCTCGGCCCGTGGATCCGCGACGTGATCAGCGCCAACCCGCAGACGTTCCGACTGTTCGGCCCGGACGAGGTCGCCTCCAACCGACTGGGCGCCGCCTTCGAGGTGACCGACCGGGCGTGGGTGGCCGCGACCGTGCCCGGCGACGACCACCTCTCGCCCGACGGCCGGGTCATGGAGGTGCTCTCCGAGCACCTGTGCCAGGGCTGGTTGGAGGGTTATCTCCTGACCGGCCGGCACGGCGTGTTCACCAGCTACGAGGCGTTCATCCACATCGTCGACTCGATGCTCAACCAGCACGCCAAGTGGCTGAAGGTGACCCGGGCCATCCCCTGGCGGCAGCCGCTCGCCTCGCTGAACTACCTGCTGTCCAGCCATGTCTGGCGGCAGGACCACAACGGCTTCTCGCACCAGGACCCGGGCTTCATCGACCACGTGGTCAACAAGAAGGCCGAGGTGGTCCGGGTCTACCTGCCGCCGGACGCCAACACCCTGCTCGCCACGATGGACCACTGCCTACGCAGCCGGCACTACATCAACGTGGTGGTGGCCGGCAAGCAGCCGTCGCCGAACTGGCTGACGATGACCGAGGCGATCCAGCACACCCGCCGCGGCCTGGGCATCTGGGACTGGGCCAGCAACGACGACGGCAGCGAGCCGGACGTGGTGCTCGCCTGCTGCGGGGACGTGCCCACCCTGGAGACGCTGGCCGCCGCCGAACTGCTGCGCCAGCACCTGCCGGAGCTGAAGGTGCGACTGGTCAACGTCGTCGACCTGATGCGACTCCAGCCGGACACCGAACACCCGCACGGCCTGCCGGACAAGGAATTCGACACCATCTTCACCCCGGACCGGCCGATCATCTTCGCGTACCACGGTTACCCGTGGCTGATCCACCGACTCACCTACCGGCGTACCAACCACGACAACCTGCACGTGCGCGGCTACAAGGAGGAGGGCACCACCACCACACCGTTCGACATGGTGATGCTCAACGACCTGGACCGCTTCCACCTGGTCATCGACGTCATCGACCGGGTGCCCGGGTTGGGCGCCCGGGCCGCGCACCTGCGCCAACGGATGGTCGATGCCCGACAGGCTGCCCGCGACTACACCCGCCAGTACGGCGAGGACGACCCGCAGGTCGCCGAGTGGCGCTGGGTCCGCGAAACCGACCCGACCAACCCCTGA
- a CDS encoding YihY/virulence factor BrkB family protein, with product MSSTRIVPETRLMADEELSADDAWHTLRREGGWHLLRDAFIRFRYGDGFSHSRAFALQLCLAVVPFLIALTGLISELGVQEGGQVVADTVLAVTPGQSAQMVGELLGEGERVEDAGELALTLGLLTGLFALTTTMAQIERGANRIYGVERDRPALRKYLRAAVLAVTAGLPALAGFLILVGGGAIGDSVREHYEWGEVANGVWNVVRFPLSLALTVLAVAVLFRQAPRRNQPGLSWLFFGAGIATALWWLASLLLAAYVRFSDDFGQTYGALTGMMALLLWANLTGMALFGGLAFAAQLEALRIGVREPAQPDLWEPEADRAELVDTGDMTAL from the coding sequence GTGAGTAGCACCCGGATCGTGCCGGAGACCCGGCTGATGGCCGACGAGGAGCTGTCCGCCGACGACGCCTGGCACACACTGCGTCGCGAGGGCGGCTGGCACCTGCTGCGCGACGCCTTCATCCGCTTCCGCTACGGCGACGGGTTCAGCCACTCCAGGGCCTTCGCGCTGCAGCTGTGCCTCGCCGTGGTGCCCTTCCTGATCGCCCTCACCGGCCTGATCAGCGAGCTGGGTGTCCAGGAGGGCGGCCAGGTTGTCGCCGACACCGTCCTGGCGGTCACCCCCGGCCAGAGCGCGCAGATGGTCGGCGAGCTGCTCGGCGAGGGCGAAAGGGTGGAGGACGCCGGGGAGCTGGCACTCACCCTCGGTCTGCTCACCGGCCTGTTCGCGCTGACCACCACGATGGCCCAGATCGAGCGGGGCGCCAACCGCATCTACGGGGTCGAACGGGACCGCCCGGCGCTGCGGAAATACCTTCGCGCCGCCGTGCTGGCCGTCACCGCCGGTCTGCCCGCGCTCGCCGGCTTCCTGATCCTGGTCGGCGGCGGAGCGATCGGCGACTCGGTACGTGAGCACTACGAGTGGGGTGAGGTCGCCAACGGCGTCTGGAACGTGGTCCGCTTCCCGCTGAGCCTCGCGTTGACCGTCCTCGCCGTTGCCGTGCTGTTCCGGCAGGCGCCACGCCGCAACCAGCCCGGCCTCTCCTGGCTGTTCTTCGGTGCTGGCATCGCCACGGCTCTGTGGTGGCTGGCCAGCCTGCTGCTCGCCGCGTACGTGCGGTTCAGTGACGATTTCGGGCAGACCTACGGTGCGTTGACCGGCATGATGGCGTTGCTGCTCTGGGCCAACCTGACCGGGATGGCCCTCTTCGGTGGGCTGGCCTTCGCCGCCCAGTTGGAGGCGCTGCGCATCGGTGTGCGGGAGCCCGCCCAACCGGACCTGTGGGAGCCCGAGGCGGACCGGGCCGAGCTGGTCGACACGGGGGACATGACCGCGCTTTAG
- a CDS encoding diacylglycerol/lipid kinase family protein encodes MDAGQDRRPSGGDGGLRSAVVVNPVKVDDLDELRRTVDDALAAAGWPAPQWFETTVDDPGRGQTEQAVKDGVDLVFACGGDGTVMSCVSGLVGTDVALAVLPQGTGNLLAANLGLSTDLAAGLQVAVERGRRLLDVGAVEDKYFTVMAGMGFDAQMLEATNETTKARIGWPAYVVGAARHLRDRPMRVQIRIDDRPPLRRRARSVLIANVGRLQGGVRLLTEAEPDDGWLDVAVLTPRSLRHWLALGWAVIRRSGQVPRMEVYRGRRVVVTSNRAQPRELDGDLITPGRQLHAEVRPQALWLCVPQPEDAPDLAVDAQGAGERGEQLIEEARRE; translated from the coding sequence GTGGATGCTGGACAGGACAGGCGGCCCTCGGGCGGCGACGGCGGGCTGCGCTCCGCCGTGGTGGTCAACCCCGTGAAGGTCGACGATCTCGACGAGTTGCGCCGCACCGTCGACGACGCCCTGGCGGCGGCCGGCTGGCCCGCGCCGCAGTGGTTCGAGACGACAGTCGACGACCCGGGCCGCGGTCAGACCGAGCAGGCCGTCAAGGACGGTGTCGACCTGGTCTTCGCCTGCGGTGGCGACGGCACCGTGATGTCCTGCGTCAGCGGACTGGTCGGCACCGACGTCGCCCTCGCCGTGCTGCCGCAGGGCACCGGCAACCTGCTCGCCGCCAACCTCGGCCTCTCCACCGACCTGGCCGCCGGGTTGCAGGTCGCCGTCGAGCGGGGCCGACGGCTGCTCGACGTCGGCGCGGTCGAGGACAAATACTTCACCGTGATGGCCGGCATGGGCTTCGACGCCCAGATGCTCGAGGCCACCAACGAGACCACCAAGGCCCGCATCGGCTGGCCCGCGTACGTGGTGGGTGCCGCCCGGCACCTGCGGGACCGGCCGATGCGGGTGCAGATCCGCATCGACGACCGTCCGCCGCTGCGGCGCCGGGCCCGCTCGGTTCTGATCGCCAACGTCGGCCGACTCCAGGGCGGTGTTCGCCTGCTCACCGAGGCCGAGCCGGACGACGGCTGGCTGGACGTCGCAGTGCTCACCCCGCGCAGCCTGCGGCACTGGCTCGCGCTCGGCTGGGCGGTGATCCGCCGCAGCGGCCAGGTGCCGCGGATGGAGGTCTACCGCGGTCGGCGTGTCGTGGTCACCAGCAACCGTGCCCAGCCCCGGGAGCTGGACGGCGACCTCATCACTCCGGGCCGGCAGCTGCACGCCGAGGTTCGCCCCCAGGCGCTCTGGCTCTGCGTCCCGCAACCCGAGGACGCCCCCGACCTGGCCGTCGACGCGCAGGGCGCCGGGGAGCGGGGCGAGCAGCTGATCGAGGAAGCGCGCCGTGAGTAG
- a CDS encoding phosphatase PAP2 family protein, with amino-acid sequence MTAVKEVARRPIGHFAERSIAGLVAVTGAGVAFGLLLMLVRVRWSPLQDADHAVAEWFNGLVAPHHALVTVLQAVTDLGGRPILIWLVTIAVVGLLIRRQPRLAVYLIITGVGGLILDPSLKTLVGRLRPVVDVPIASAPGNSFPSGHALGSFVAYGALLLVFLPAMAPRWRKPVIVGVGVLVALIGLTRIALGVHFISDVLAGWLLGAAWLGVTAYAFQLWRRERGRPVPPLSEGLEPEAGHDIAAAPDEEHVLAHPRSAVAELLVGWVLVFGALYGFGTYVSYHAKGTFFDTLDTDVPRWFAERHTDVLTEVSWWWSKFGDTHAILLISLVFCPLVLAVWRRWRPVLFVALAMVGELTLFLASARAVDRPRPAVENLDGQMPTSSFPSGHIAATICVWLAITLIVFPRTDRWWRWIFVAVAVIMPVGVATSRMYRGMHHPTDFMGAILLSALWIGLLYLVVRPNADLLEGNQPAIESEDVDTLDDELARAGRAD; translated from the coding sequence GTGACCGCGGTCAAAGAGGTGGCACGGCGTCCGATCGGTCATTTCGCCGAACGGAGCATCGCCGGCCTGGTGGCCGTCACCGGCGCCGGGGTGGCCTTCGGGCTGCTGTTGATGCTCGTCCGGGTGCGGTGGAGCCCTCTGCAGGACGCCGACCACGCCGTCGCCGAATGGTTCAACGGACTCGTCGCCCCGCACCACGCACTCGTCACCGTCCTGCAGGCGGTGACCGACCTGGGCGGCCGACCGATCCTCATCTGGTTGGTCACCATCGCCGTGGTCGGGCTGCTGATCCGGCGCCAGCCCCGACTCGCCGTCTATCTGATCATCACCGGGGTCGGTGGTCTGATCCTCGATCCGTCGCTGAAGACGCTGGTCGGCCGGCTCCGCCCGGTCGTGGACGTGCCGATCGCCAGCGCCCCGGGCAACAGCTTCCCCAGCGGGCACGCGCTCGGCTCGTTCGTCGCGTACGGGGCCCTGCTGCTGGTGTTCCTGCCGGCGATGGCGCCGCGCTGGCGCAAGCCGGTGATCGTCGGGGTCGGCGTGCTGGTGGCGCTGATCGGTCTGACCCGGATCGCGCTGGGCGTGCACTTCATCTCCGACGTGCTGGCCGGCTGGTTGCTCGGCGCCGCCTGGCTGGGCGTCACCGCGTACGCCTTCCAGCTGTGGCGGCGCGAGCGCGGGCGACCGGTGCCGCCGTTGAGCGAGGGCTTGGAGCCGGAGGCGGGGCACGACATCGCCGCCGCCCCCGACGAGGAGCACGTGCTGGCCCACCCCCGCTCGGCGGTGGCCGAGCTGCTGGTCGGCTGGGTGCTCGTGTTCGGGGCGTTGTACGGCTTCGGCACGTACGTCAGCTACCACGCCAAGGGCACCTTCTTCGACACCCTCGACACCGACGTGCCGCGCTGGTTCGCCGAGCGGCACACCGACGTGCTGACCGAGGTGAGCTGGTGGTGGAGCAAGTTCGGTGACACCCACGCGATCCTGCTGATCTCGCTGGTGTTCTGCCCGCTGGTGCTGGCGGTGTGGCGGCGCTGGCGGCCGGTGCTGTTCGTGGCGCTGGCGATGGTGGGCGAGCTGACCCTGTTCCTCGCGTCGGCGCGGGCGGTCGACCGGCCCCGCCCGGCCGTGGAGAACCTCGACGGGCAGATGCCCACCTCGTCGTTCCCGTCCGGGCACATCGCGGCCACGATCTGCGTCTGGCTGGCGATCACCCTCATCGTGTTCCCGCGTACCGACCGTTGGTGGCGTTGGATCTTCGTGGCGGTGGCCGTGATCATGCCGGTCGGGGTGGCCACGTCCCGGATGTACCGGGGGATGCACCACCCCACCGACTTCATGGGCGCGATCCTGCTCTCCGCGCTCTGGATCGGGCTGCTCTACCTCGTGGTCCGCCCCAACGCTGACCTGTTGGAAGGCAACCAGCCGGCCATCGAGTCGGAGGACGTGGACACCCTCGACGACGAGCTGGCGCGGGCCGGCCGAGCCGACTGA
- a CDS encoding HTH domain-containing protein: protein MSQATELAAAAGSTDPRVGLRAVRALRRLLERLEVVQVDNARRQGWSWQEIADALEVSRQAVHKKHAGRPAVNPSWEA, encoded by the coding sequence ATGAGTCAGGCGACAGAACTCGCGGCGGCAGCCGGCAGCACCGACCCCCGGGTCGGGCTGCGCGCCGTCCGCGCGCTGCGCCGGCTGCTCGAGCGGCTCGAGGTGGTCCAGGTGGACAACGCCCGTCGACAGGGCTGGTCCTGGCAGGAGATCGCCGACGCGCTCGAGGTCAGCCGGCAGGCGGTGCACAAGAAGCACGCCGGGCGACCGGCGGTCAACCCATCCTGGGAGGCGTGA
- a CDS encoding Clp protease N-terminal domain-containing protein, whose translation MFERFTDRARDVVRRALEEARVEGQRPVGTEHLLLALLADEAGLASRVLADAGVRADDLRERVRRHTATGGAGLGDADAAALREIGIDLAAIVARIEQSFGPDALREAVPAPRRRWGRKRFLGGPFSPRSKKVLELSLREALRLRHKHIGTEHILLGVLREGHGLGAQVLTESGVDLDDLCRRVESALRAAA comes from the coding sequence ATGTTCGAACGGTTCACCGACCGGGCGCGCGACGTGGTGCGCCGGGCGCTGGAGGAGGCACGGGTCGAGGGCCAGCGCCCGGTCGGCACCGAGCACCTGCTGCTCGCCCTGCTCGCCGACGAGGCCGGGCTGGCCAGCCGGGTGCTCGCCGACGCGGGCGTGCGCGCCGACGACCTGCGCGAGCGCGTCCGCCGGCACACCGCCACCGGCGGCGCGGGCCTCGGCGACGCGGACGCGGCGGCCCTGCGGGAGATCGGCATCGACCTGGCCGCGATCGTGGCCCGCATCGAGCAGTCCTTCGGCCCGGACGCGCTGCGCGAGGCCGTGCCGGCGCCGCGTCGTCGCTGGGGGCGCAAGCGGTTCCTCGGCGGCCCCTTCTCGCCCCGGTCCAAGAAGGTGCTGGAGCTGTCCCTACGCGAGGCGCTGCGCCTGCGCCACAAGCACATCGGCACCGAGCACATCCTGCTGGGCGTCCTCCGTGAAGGTCACGGGCTGGGCGCGCAGGTGCTCACCGAGTCCGGCGTCGACCTTGACGATCTGTGCCGCCGGGTGGAGAGCGCACTACGGGCGGCGGCCTGA
- a CDS encoding GDSL-type esterase/lipase family protein, whose product MSHSHSRSWVHKNRRHGTRLTAFFLALVLVVAGSTNIGVTQAAAAPADAACSVHGSSFDVKPVEADGMGLRVGCARDSGQFRQLANNDDDVVAILDFNPVQRPEQFHELLLQKVAVFHRDQTQGGLSLGESFARQARESGMGYYSGPTDTTFGGSIQALGNSIVIVVPVADIGTTGFWDSFWKALVASLVTAAVSITIGGICLAAFNVGAPLAAPFCLSLGGAIGGGVGGIVHVALKQEPFDFDAWAEILAATVAGALLGYGAGRALEKLAQTTRPIIAEAQKILREFADKYIPWRAPLTFLANAFTPELADIFFNAVARLLRAVSPSTEGQVGALRVMVVGDSMSQGAEGDWTWRYRLWDWFRAQNVAVNFVGPYYGTTPPAEATGPTPPRLQGVPAPGEGIPRVWGQYAAGAPAFDSDHFAVWGRQAAQVKNEIRTQVAEHKPDLLLVGLGFNDLGWFVDNPDGTIASMRTLVSEARAANPNIKLALANIPQRTRLGVNPNLPVNTDRYNTLLATSIPSWSTSQSPVALVDWRANYACGPDSCPDGYDGLHPNARGEFKIAQAFERTLVNNFRIGTSVPAIPNTIPARPTPVPRNVVVEPGPQGLKVTWDAVFGAHGYTVRSRLVGSAEWGESRAATNRHDTLSPHGLKWEYQVRTDNGDTDDQKSAWTSPTAPMVASPTAPPGPAQIVTRATSTGFDITWGETVGAVERYGVIYWDQDDPGAFLGAVGIRGHAAHIDGLKVGHRYLVSVSSWDTSGGGGVPNPGRPVLVGGGTPAAPSGLKANALDASSVYLTWNKSTGAAGYRVWVRNPIDGSEMTASDQIIMETTWGVGFLIYGALNYEFCVTAVNGALESGMSNCVKPVGSS is encoded by the coding sequence ATGTCTCATTCCCATAGTCGATCATGGGTGCACAAAAATAGGCGGCACGGCACCCGTCTCACGGCGTTCTTCCTTGCGTTGGTGCTGGTTGTGGCCGGCTCCACCAATATTGGCGTGACCCAGGCGGCCGCCGCCCCAGCGGATGCCGCGTGCTCCGTGCACGGCTCGTCCTTCGACGTCAAGCCGGTCGAGGCGGATGGTATGGGGCTGCGCGTGGGCTGCGCGCGCGACTCCGGGCAATTCCGGCAGTTGGCCAACAATGACGACGATGTCGTGGCGATCCTGGACTTCAATCCTGTGCAGCGCCCTGAGCAATTTCACGAGCTCCTGCTGCAGAAGGTCGCGGTCTTCCATCGCGACCAGACCCAAGGAGGGCTCTCCCTAGGTGAGTCTTTCGCTCGGCAAGCCCGAGAGAGCGGGATGGGCTACTACTCGGGGCCGACCGACACCACGTTCGGCGGAAGCATCCAGGCTCTCGGCAACAGCATAGTGATCGTGGTGCCGGTAGCGGACATCGGCACTACGGGCTTCTGGGATTCCTTCTGGAAGGCGCTGGTGGCCAGCCTCGTCACGGCGGCAGTATCGATCACGATCGGTGGCATTTGCCTAGCCGCCTTCAATGTGGGGGCTCCGCTCGCTGCACCGTTCTGCCTTTCTCTCGGTGGGGCCATTGGCGGAGGTGTGGGCGGGATAGTGCATGTAGCCCTGAAGCAGGAGCCGTTTGACTTCGACGCTTGGGCTGAGATACTGGCGGCCACAGTGGCTGGCGCTCTCTTGGGCTATGGCGCCGGGAGAGCACTGGAGAAACTCGCCCAGACCACACGGCCGATCATTGCCGAGGCCCAAAAGATCCTGCGAGAATTCGCGGATAAATACATTCCCTGGCGAGCTCCTCTGACTTTCCTTGCTAATGCGTTTACACCGGAGCTCGCCGACATTTTTTTCAACGCGGTCGCGCGGTTGCTCCGGGCCGTCAGCCCATCGACGGAAGGCCAGGTCGGGGCTCTCAGGGTCATGGTGGTCGGCGATTCGATGTCCCAGGGTGCCGAGGGTGACTGGACTTGGCGCTACCGGCTGTGGGACTGGTTCAGAGCTCAGAATGTCGCTGTCAACTTCGTCGGTCCCTACTACGGCACCACGCCCCCTGCGGAAGCAACCGGTCCGACTCCGCCGCGTTTGCAAGGGGTTCCCGCCCCTGGGGAGGGCATTCCTCGCGTCTGGGGGCAGTACGCCGCAGGAGCGCCGGCCTTCGACTCCGACCACTTCGCGGTATGGGGCCGCCAAGCGGCCCAGGTCAAGAACGAAATCCGTACGCAGGTAGCGGAGCACAAGCCCGACCTGCTCCTGGTCGGCCTAGGGTTCAACGACCTGGGCTGGTTTGTCGACAACCCCGACGGGACCATCGCCAGCATGAGGACGCTGGTGAGCGAGGCCCGTGCCGCCAATCCCAACATCAAGTTGGCCCTGGCCAACATCCCTCAGCGCACCCGGCTCGGTGTCAACCCGAACCTTCCAGTCAACACCGACCGCTACAACACACTGCTGGCCACCTCGATCCCGTCGTGGAGCACCAGCCAGTCCCCTGTGGCATTGGTCGACTGGCGGGCGAACTACGCCTGCGGGCCCGACAGCTGTCCGGACGGCTACGACGGGCTGCACCCCAACGCCCGCGGCGAGTTCAAGATCGCCCAGGCGTTCGAACGCACCCTCGTCAACAACTTCCGCATCGGGACCAGCGTGCCCGCCATCCCCAACACCATTCCGGCGCGGCCGACCCCCGTGCCGAGAAACGTCGTCGTCGAGCCCGGCCCCCAGGGCCTCAAGGTGACGTGGGATGCGGTCTTCGGTGCCCACGGATACACCGTTCGGTCCCGTCTTGTCGGCTCCGCGGAGTGGGGCGAGTCCAGGGCGGCGACCAACCGCCACGACACGCTCTCTCCCCACGGCCTGAAGTGGGAATACCAGGTCCGCACCGACAACGGCGACACCGATGACCAGAAATCCGCTTGGACGTCCCCGACGGCGCCCATGGTGGCGAGCCCGACGGCTCCTCCGGGTCCGGCGCAGATCGTCACCCGGGCCACCAGCACCGGCTTCGACATCACCTGGGGCGAAACCGTCGGGGCGGTCGAACGTTACGGGGTCATCTACTGGGACCAGGACGATCCGGGCGCATTCCTCGGTGCCGTCGGAATCAGGGGTCACGCGGCCCATATCGACGGTCTGAAAGTCGGCCACCGTTATCTCGTCTCGGTATCGAGTTGGGACACCAGCGGCGGTGGAGGGGTGCCAAATCCCGGCCGCCCTGTCCTGGTCGGCGGCGGAACCCCCGCGGCGCCGAGCGGCCTGAAGGCCAATGCCCTCGACGCCTCAAGCGTCTATCTCACCTGGAACAAATCCACCGGTGCGGCCGGCTATCGCGTCTGGGTCCGCAACCCCATTGATGGCAGTGAGATGACAGCCAGTGATCAGATCATCATGGAAACGACCTGGGGCGTCGGGTTCCTGATCTACGGTGCCTTGAACTACGAATTCTGCGTCACCGCCGTCAACGGTGCGTTGGAAAGCGGAATGTCCAACTGCGTGAAGCCCGTGGGATCGTCCTGA
- a CDS encoding universal stress protein, whose translation MAAPADAPVLVGLGSDLDLPVVAQAAQEAAGHGRPLHLLHTFDWHAAFAADTVAAPRDRAEQLITQAAQLAHQTEPGLTVGAEIVESALLPTLIRRSETAFLLAVGDSGMAGSGQCIPAETSAVQLAARAGCPLMVVRREPPPQGPVLVGVDGSPSSHLALQWAVECAARRDARLLALRVVEYDEDTDAVAEQLSEALARHTDLHGSVPTECRVVRGDPAEVLIDMSRSAQVAVVAARGDEPGRAMLGAVAQSLLYHSPAPVVVVRGLAEMPLTGPDAHPTPDQRP comes from the coding sequence ATGGCCGCACCCGCCGACGCACCGGTGCTGGTCGGCCTCGGGTCGGACCTCGACCTTCCGGTCGTCGCACAGGCCGCGCAGGAGGCCGCCGGGCACGGCCGGCCACTGCACCTGCTGCACACCTTCGACTGGCATGCAGCCTTCGCGGCGGACACCGTCGCCGCGCCCCGCGACCGGGCCGAGCAACTGATCACACAGGCGGCCCAACTCGCCCACCAGACCGAGCCGGGGCTGACCGTTGGCGCTGAGATCGTCGAGAGCGCGCTCCTGCCCACCCTCATCCGGCGGTCCGAGACGGCATTCCTGCTGGCCGTCGGCGACAGCGGTATGGCCGGCAGCGGCCAGTGCATTCCGGCCGAGACGTCTGCCGTGCAGTTGGCCGCGCGGGCCGGCTGCCCGCTGATGGTCGTCCGCCGCGAACCGCCCCCGCAGGGGCCGGTGCTGGTCGGCGTGGACGGCTCACCCAGCTCACATCTGGCCCTGCAGTGGGCCGTGGAGTGCGCGGCCCGCAGGGACGCCCGACTGCTGGCCCTGCGGGTGGTGGAGTACGACGAGGACACCGACGCGGTCGCCGAGCAGCTCAGCGAGGCGCTCGCCCGGCACACCGATCTCCACGGCTCGGTGCCCACCGAGTGCCGCGTCGTCCGGGGCGATCCCGCCGAGGTGCTGATCGACATGTCCCGCTCGGCACAGGTGGCGGTGGTCGCCGCCCGTGGCGACGAACCGGGGCGCGCCATGCTGGGTGCCGTGGCCCAGTCCCTGCTCTACCACTCCCCGGCCCCGGTGGTCGTCGTCCGTGGTCTGGCCGAGATGCCGCTGACCGGGCCCGACGCCCATCCGACCCCGGACCAACGGCCGTGA